The Chloroflexota bacterium region GGCGGCTTCCTGATCGACCTCTACGGCCCCCGCCCCGTGATGGGGCTGATCGCCGGGTGGATCGGGCTGATGGCGGTGGCAGGGGCGCTGTCAGGGGTGCGGTCGCTCAGGGAGTAGGTCTACAGCTTCCTGCTGAAGACGACCACGGCGATGGACGCCAGCCCGAGGGCCGCGCAGACGCCGCCGAAGGCCGGCCCGATGCCGATGCTGGCCGCCAGGATGCCGAGCGCTGGCGCTGCGATGCCGCCTGACTGCTGCACCAGCATGTGGTAGGCTCCGAGGGCCGTGGCGCGGCGGTGGGCGGGTGCGCTGTCCATCACCAGCACCTCGGTGCAGGTCAGGCGCATGGCAGCGGCGATGCCGACACCCGTCAGCGGGATCACCAGGAGTTCTGTTGGCAGCGTGGTGATGCCCCAGAGCGATGGCCCCATCAGCCCAAGCGCGATCAGGATGACGCCGCGCCGCCCGATCCGGTCCGAGAGCAGGCCGCCCAACGGCGACCCGATCAGGCCCACCAGCTGCGGCACGCCGAACAGCACGGCAGCCCAGGCCGGCTCGATGCCGCGAACGTCAACCAGATACAGCGTCATGAAGGCCAGCAGCGCTGCGAACACGACCTGGAACGCGATAGATGCTGACACCAGTGGCCCGACGGTTCGCACCACGACGCCAAGCTCGCGGAACACGGCCAGGCGATCCGTCTTGCCCGCGGGGCGCTGGTGGTGGCCGGGTGCGACGGTCCACAGCCACAGCCCGGCCAGCACCGGCGCGAACGACAGCCACAGGTACGGCGTCGTCCAGGCGCCCGTCTGCGTGACGAGCCAGCCGGCCGTGGCGGGCACGATGAAGAAGCTCAGGTGGCCGCCGGTGGTGTGCAGTCCGATAGCGCTGCCACGCACCGAGGCTGGGAAGATTCGCGACATCAGCGCCGAGGCCGGCGCGTGGTACGAGCCGGCGATCAGGCCGAGCACGATCAGCAGCCCGAACAGCTGCCAGTAGCTGCCCGAGAACGCGATGGCCGCGCTCACCAGCCCGGTCAGCAACAGCCCGACGACGATCACCAGCCGCGAGCCGAACCGGTCAGCCAGCACGCCGATGGGCGCGTTCGAGATCCCCAGGCTGAGGCTGAACGCCGAGACCAGCCAGCCCGACTGGTCGTAGCTGAGGGCGAAGGCGTCGCGGATGAACGGCAGCAGCGGATTCAGGAGGCTGTTGCTGACGTGGTGCGAGAAGTGGGCCGTGGTGAAGCTCGCCAGAACGACCTGTCCGCGCCGCGTCTTGAGGGTGACCTCACCAGTCGGGGCAGCAGGTGAGCTTGCCGGCTGAGCGGCAGTCGGCAGGACGGCTCCGTTGTCTGCTGCCTCGCGTACCGCCATGCCTTCACTCCCCGCATTCAATGGCGCCAGCGCCGCTGCTGGCGGGCGAGATTGTGCCACAGTCGCCGTGTCGCCCGTGGGCAGGCGCGTGTTCGTTGGGGCCCCCAGAACGCAGAAACCCTCACCCCCCGACCCCCTCTCCCGCGCACAGGGAGAGGGGGAGGCCACCTGCAACTCGTGTGTCT contains the following coding sequences:
- a CDS encoding MFS transporter, producing the protein MAVREAADNGAVLPTAAQPASSPAAPTGEVTLKTRRGQVVLASFTTAHFSHHVSNSLLNPLLPFIRDAFALSYDQSGWLVSAFSLSLGISNAPIGVLADRFGSRLVIVVGLLLTGLVSAAIAFSGSYWQLFGLLIVLGLIAGSYHAPASALMSRIFPASVRGSAIGLHTTGGHLSFFIVPATAGWLVTQTGAWTTPYLWLSFAPVLAGLWLWTVAPGHHQRPAGKTDRLAVFRELGVVVRTVGPLVSASIAFQVVFAALLAFMTLYLVDVRGIEPAWAAVLFGVPQLVGLIGSPLGGLLSDRIGRRGVILIALGLMGPSLWGITTLPTELLVIPLTGVGIAAAMRLTCTEVLVMDSAPAHRRATALGAYHMLVQQSGGIAAPALGILAASIGIGPAFGGVCAALGLASIAVVVFSRKL